A stretch of the Porifericola rhodea genome encodes the following:
- a CDS encoding ThuA domain-containing protein, producing the protein MIKLNWVFAAFILLAACGQASENESSSKGNDSSKFKTLIIDGQNNHYIWPKTTMMMQDYLEQSGLFEVDIHRMDSVWLGIKYNQSRPEPYTYFIETYPLDSSTYGLSHEPIKTSQFSIDFSQYDLIVSNMGAESAEWPEETKKNFESYMKNGGGLVVVHAANNAWGDWEEYNKMIGLGAWGGRDSATGPYVYYTEEGALEKDSSAGVCGSHGKEYDFVLTTRAPEHPIMEGLPSEWLHAQDELYERMRGPFENATILATAYSDVERNAPPWNPSLKGMGQHVPLLMAINYGQGRVFHTALGHFDYSMECVGFITTLLRGAEWAASGKVSQAVPEDFPSAEQTASRSWKGQKSAALK; encoded by the coding sequence ATGATAAAGCTAAACTGGGTATTTGCCGCTTTTATTTTACTGGCAGCCTGCGGACAGGCTAGCGAAAACGAATCCTCTTCCAAAGGAAATGATTCTTCTAAATTTAAGACTTTAATTATTGATGGACAGAATAACCATTATATATGGCCCAAAACTACAATGATGATGCAGGATTATCTTGAGCAAAGTGGGTTGTTTGAAGTAGATATCCATCGTATGGACTCCGTATGGTTAGGCATTAAATACAATCAGTCTCGGCCAGAACCTTATACATATTTTATAGAAACTTACCCTCTGGATTCTAGTACTTACGGACTGTCTCATGAGCCTATAAAAACATCCCAGTTTTCTATAGATTTTAGTCAGTATGACCTCATTGTTTCTAATATGGGGGCGGAGTCTGCCGAGTGGCCAGAAGAAACCAAAAAAAACTTTGAGAGCTATATGAAAAATGGTGGCGGTCTGGTAGTGGTTCATGCTGCAAACAATGCCTGGGGAGATTGGGAAGAGTACAATAAAATGATTGGTCTGGGTGCCTGGGGTGGGCGAGATAGTGCCACAGGTCCTTATGTCTACTATACAGAAGAGGGAGCGTTAGAAAAAGACTCTTCTGCCGGAGTGTGTGGGTCTCATGGTAAAGAGTATGATTTTGTGCTTACTACTCGTGCACCTGAGCACCCTATCATGGAAGGCCTGCCGAGCGAATGGCTACATGCTCAGGACGAACTATATGAACGTATGCGTGGTCCTTTTGAAAATGCTACCATATTGGCTACCGCTTATTCTGATGTAGAAAGAAATGCTCCGCCCTGGAATCCTTCTTTAAAGGGTATGGGGCAGCATGTGCCTCTCTTGATGGCAATTAATTATGGGCAGGGCCGGGTCTTCCATACCGCGCTTGGGCACTTCGACTATTCTATGGAGTGCGTGGGTTTTATTACTACCCTGCTGCGAGGTGCAGAGTGGGCGGCTAGTGGCAAAGTAAGTCAGGCAGTTCCTGAAGACTTTCCGTCCGCAGAGCAAACAGCATCCCGAAGTTGGAAGGGTCAAAAAAGCGCTGCGCTAAAATAA
- a CDS encoding APC family permease, translating to MMSSTSKSSVKKTGLTRKLGLLGLTATGICSMLGASINVVPFMIQRNVPGIGPYVLPAFLFAGVPAILAAFAYSILASAMPRAGGSYIYASRGLNPYLGFVASFSQWFGLSIIIGVVSYVIVPFIRDVVMNLGWVDAALLLEQGGVRVGLSLALLWLFVSINIRGTQSYERTLVPLMFLMFGLGAIVIFAGFSYNQQDFAKALFTQEGRTVDINLPSVFSWSNFLAAAALLFSSFIGFDSIAQAGGEAKKPGRNLPLAIALTITIVGGFYLFFTAAVYHTVPWSFVAEEAMQKDITAPGMLSYVLPASLAVAIVAGATIALVNDLPAMLLSVSRLMFAWAEDGIFSRRVAQVHTKYHTPHIALILSGMMASIGILGSHFAGDLFLGIDIMVTSMMVNFLLMCITLLCLPKVNPELAGQVQVLKNVYLQKILGWTGTFMLSGFLFIHTWKDLNNEVEAWYFHSTPIWLIVMSLASIIFFIKLAALKKQNVDTKKLFNTLPPE from the coding sequence ATGATGAGTTCAACGTCAAAATCTTCCGTTAAGAAAACAGGGCTTACAAGAAAGCTGGGTTTGCTGGGGCTTACCGCAACTGGCATCTGCTCTATGTTAGGGGCTTCTATCAATGTAGTCCCCTTTATGATTCAGCGTAACGTACCGGGCATAGGGCCTTATGTGTTGCCCGCCTTTCTGTTTGCGGGAGTACCGGCTATACTGGCAGCATTTGCTTATAGCATTTTGGCATCGGCTATGCCAAGAGCGGGAGGAAGTTACATATATGCCAGCCGTGGGCTTAATCCTTATCTGGGTTTTGTGGCTAGCTTTTCGCAGTGGTTTGGCCTATCTATTATTATTGGGGTAGTTTCCTATGTCATTGTGCCTTTTATACGTGATGTGGTAATGAACCTCGGGTGGGTAGATGCGGCATTACTATTAGAACAGGGAGGGGTAAGAGTAGGTTTATCATTGGCTTTACTCTGGCTATTTGTAAGTATTAACATTAGAGGGACGCAGTCGTACGAACGTACACTGGTGCCTCTTATGTTTTTGATGTTTGGGCTGGGAGCCATCGTAATCTTTGCGGGTTTTTCTTATAATCAGCAAGATTTTGCGAAAGCGCTATTCACTCAGGAAGGACGAACAGTAGACATCAATCTACCATCCGTCTTTAGCTGGAGCAACTTTCTGGCAGCGGCAGCTTTGCTTTTTTCTAGCTTTATTGGCTTTGATTCTATCGCACAAGCAGGAGGAGAAGCTAAAAAACCAGGTCGCAACCTCCCTCTCGCTATTGCGCTAACCATTACAATTGTCGGAGGATTTTATCTTTTCTTTACCGCAGCGGTTTACCACACAGTGCCTTGGTCTTTTGTGGCGGAGGAGGCTATGCAAAAAGATATCACTGCGCCAGGTATGCTTAGCTATGTACTACCGGCTAGCCTGGCAGTGGCTATAGTAGCGGGTGCAACAATTGCTCTGGTAAATGATCTTCCGGCTATGTTGCTATCCGTTTCACGCCTTATGTTTGCCTGGGCAGAAGATGGTATTTTTTCAAGGCGAGTAGCTCAGGTTCATACAAAGTACCATACGCCGCATATCGCCCTAATACTGAGCGGAATGATGGCCAGCATCGGGATATTGGGCAGTCATTTCGCGGGTGATTTGTTTTTAGGTATAGACATTATGGTTACTTCCATGATGGTAAACTTTCTGCTAATGTGCATTACTCTTTTGTGCTTGCCAAAAGTAAATCCGGAGCTAGCCGGGCAGGTACAGGTGCTTAAAAATGTTTACCTTCAAAAAATATTAGGCTGGACTGGCACTTTCATGCTCAGCGGATTTTTGTTTATCCACACCTGGAAAGATCTTAACAATGAGGTAGAAGCATGGTATTTTCACTCCACTCCTATTTGGCTTATAGTAATGAGCCTGGCCTCAATCATATTCTTTATAAAATTGGCTGCGCTTAAAAAGCAGAATGTAGATACAAAAAAACTGTTTAATACTCTTCCCCCCGAATAA
- a CDS encoding site-specific integrase yields MSHTFSLLLWLNRSKADKAGEAPVYARITVNGERAEISTGQKLAPERWNAQAGRARGQRDDAVLVNTELDKLRHKISQIYQGLREKDAFISASQIKEIYLGGGAKSYTLLEVFQHHNQQMKAQVGTDYAEATYQRYETCYRLTKEYIQHQYKRSDISLAELKHGFITGFEFYLKTVRSNNHNTTIKYLRNFKKIVHLALANGWLEKNPFLAYKTKIREVKREVLSLQELEQLERVVLPGARLKMVRDVFVFCCYTGLAYADVAALAPANISVGIDGGAWLFVDRKKTGVSSKVPLLPKAEAILEEYDKHPEVKEGKLLPMLSNQKMNSYLKDVAKVSGLSKRLTFHVARHTFATTVTLTNGVPIESVSAMLGHKNLKTTQIYAKVIEQKISEDMQKLRSKLLPQDAQQQLGSHGA; encoded by the coding sequence ATGAGTCATACTTTTTCGCTTCTTCTCTGGTTAAATAGGTCAAAGGCTGATAAAGCTGGTGAGGCTCCTGTCTACGCGCGCATTACAGTCAATGGAGAAAGAGCGGAAATATCCACCGGACAAAAGCTTGCTCCTGAACGTTGGAATGCGCAGGCCGGACGAGCAAGAGGGCAAAGAGACGATGCAGTGCTTGTAAATACCGAACTGGATAAGCTCAGGCACAAAATAAGTCAGATTTATCAGGGGCTGCGCGAAAAAGATGCTTTTATCTCAGCCAGCCAGATCAAAGAAATTTACCTGGGAGGTGGAGCAAAATCATATACTTTGCTGGAGGTTTTTCAGCACCATAACCAGCAAATGAAAGCTCAGGTAGGTACTGACTATGCCGAAGCTACCTATCAGCGCTACGAAACCTGTTATAGGTTGACTAAGGAGTACATTCAACATCAATATAAACGTAGCGATATTAGCTTAGCTGAGCTGAAGCATGGTTTTATTACAGGTTTTGAGTTTTACCTAAAGACAGTCAGGAGTAACAATCATAACACTACCATTAAGTATCTGCGTAACTTCAAAAAGATTGTGCATTTAGCCCTGGCTAATGGCTGGCTGGAAAAAAATCCTTTCTTAGCCTACAAGACTAAAATTCGTGAAGTAAAACGAGAAGTGCTAAGTCTGCAGGAGTTGGAGCAGCTAGAGCGAGTAGTGCTGCCTGGAGCGCGCCTAAAAATGGTGCGAGATGTATTTGTCTTTTGCTGCTATACCGGCCTGGCTTATGCGGATGTGGCCGCACTAGCGCCCGCAAATATTTCGGTAGGCATAGATGGTGGTGCCTGGTTGTTTGTAGACAGAAAAAAGACAGGAGTCTCTTCTAAAGTGCCTCTGCTACCCAAAGCTGAAGCTATTTTAGAAGAATATGATAAGCACCCAGAAGTAAAGGAGGGTAAACTGCTGCCTATGCTCTCTAACCAGAAGATGAACAGCTACCTGAAAGATGTAGCGAAAGTTAGTGGACTTAGCAAGCGTCTGACCTTTCATGTTGCACGACATACCTTTGCTACGACAGTTACTTTAACCAATGGAGTGCCTATAGAATCAGTGAGTGCCATGCTGGGGCATAAAAACCTGAAGACCACGCAAATTTATGCCAAAGTAATAGAGCAGAAAATTAGCGAAGACATGCAAAAGTTGAGGTCTAAGCTTTTGCCTCAAGACGCGCAGCAGCAGTTGGGTAGTCATGGCGCATAG